TGCGCTGTCTTGTCACGGCCCGGTCCTCCTTCCCAACTCAGAGAGCACCCAGCGGAGCTTTAGCTGGTGTGGTCATCTGATCAGAGCAACGCACAGGAGGAGGAGAACGAGTAGCAGCCATGACCCTCATATTGGTGTGTGAGGGGGACAACTGCCCGCCAACAGTGGCTCCCCGAGGAggaatggggggtggggtgggctgggggcaaCACCAGCCCCCGTGTGAGCTCTgactttggggggacacagaccTTCAGAGCCTGGCATTCTGCCAAATAGAAGGAGACACCCCACCTCCAAGAAAGTCAAGCAGCCCTTCTTCTTTCCCACCAAACCCTTCTGGAGAATTCCAGACTTGAGtcaacagaaggaagaagaggcaggaacacGGTCCAGCCCAGCATCTTCCTCAGGTGGGTGTTCTGAGCCCATTGGAGTCTGGCTCCCAGCGAGGACAGACTGCCACAGCtgaggggatggggaagggggtggCCTGAAATCTGCCCAGGGGTCTCTGGGGGTGAAATGCCAGATTTTGGTCAAGTTAAACCTGGTCATGAGAAACTTTCCCGAAGGAGGCGGGCCCACCTTGGCAAGGATGGAGGTCTTTGGGTAACGGAGCAACTTTATCTGaaggcccagcctctgccctggcccGAGTCTGAGCCCTCGAGATGTGAGTCTCCTCCTCGGGCTCCTGGCACCACCCCGACGCCATCTGCCACCGGCTGCCCCACTCGCTCTCCGTCTCCCCCCTTATCTCCTGCTGCCAGGGTCGTGCTCCTCGCCCTCAGGAGTTCAGTCCTGGTGACCACACCCCTCAGGGAGCCCTCGGGTTTGGGGTGTTTTGTGTGGCAGCTCCCAAAGAGGCACAGTTGGTTATTCTGGCAGAAAAGTCCTAGGAGGATCCTCCAGAGATCGGGGACTCAGCTGCGTGGGCTGTTTCCAGGTTCCCCTCACACCACCTGCAGACGGCCAGCTTCACTAATTCGATGGCCCACCGGGAGCTGGCAGAGAACTAAACTGCTCCTCACCACCACCAGGATTCCCAGGAAGCCTGTGGCTGGACTCGGGCTGGGTGAGGACTTGCTGCTTGTGGGGCTCATCTACGTCTCTGCTTTCTCCACTTTCCTCCCATCCTCAGGGGCAGGGGCACCGCGGGGCTTTCCTGCGGCCTCATCTACGTCTCTGCTTTCTCCACTTTCCTCTCATCCTCGAGGGCCAGGGAAACGCTGGTCTTTCCTGGACGACAGGCACACATAGGATGAGAACATTTGCCAACATAGCTCCTGATTCCTTCACAGGGATGCCATCCTGGAGGCTGTGCTGGGTGGAGCAGCCAGGCCAGCAGACCTGTTCGGAATTTGGCTGTCTAAACTGAGTCCACAATAAGGAATAAAGCTTATGGGATGTGTGGGCCTGAGACCATCACTGCCAACGAGCCCTGGGGTCTGTGTCCCCTCCTCCAACTGCGGAAGTCCCCTTGGGGACAACAGGAAAAGGGGGCTTTAAGTAACTCTGTGGACATTCTTCTGAGCTTGGATTTGGGATCTCCCCCCAGACTGCTTGTGTTTCACTACAGAACGTAGCCAGAGTTTGGACAATCGTCTTACCTGAGCAGGTGAGGAAGTGAAGCCCCTCACTCTGGAGGGGTCTGGTTGAACTCCGAGGATAGATGCCAATAAGAGCAACATTATCCATGGGCAAGTGGACACAGGATGAGCTGGCAGTTGTGGTCTCTCTGTCTGGGATTAATAACTTGTGAGGGATGGGGAGGGCCTGAGATTGTTCAAAATGACCTTTCTCTTCCAAGgtcatttttccttcacttctgtCAGCCTCCTAGCAGTGCAGTGTCTCCCcccaagaaagagagacaggcagacagagagacacagagagagacagagagacatagagacacagagagagagagggagatagaggggcagtcagagacagagagggagctaGCGAGACCGAGAGAGAGACAaactgggaaagagagagagatacagacagagagagagagacaaacagtGAGACTTAGAGAGAATAGACAAAGACAGacggagacagacagacagagacacgGAGATAGAGACTGATAGAGAcatagacagagagacagagaaatagagagagacagagacagagcaggagatagagagggagatagagacagcgacaaagacagacagacagagacaaacaaggagaaacagaaagagagacagagagacagagacagagatggagctagagagacagagacagagacagacagaaacagagagacagagacagagatggagatagagacagacagagaaacaggaagaaagacaGGGAAGCAGAGACACCAAGAGAGATCAACACAGAGAGAcatacagagagacagagatagaaatagcaagagagacagagagacagaaacagcaagaaagacacagagagagagatagagagagagacagacacagcaAGAGAAATTAATGCAGTCCCCACCTTGTCTCTGGCATCCAGgctctctctgtccccagcagGCATGGCCAAGACCTGTGGACGAGATGCCTTTTGGCCCATTGGCTCcgttcccctcctcctcctgcatctGCTGTCTGGCACCATCCCTGGAAACGGTAGGAGAGCTTCTCTCCTCATTAGGAGGATGCCCCAGTGTAGGGAGGGGAAGCCCAGAGGGGAGCCAGGCCGACGCCTTCCTGGGTCAGCTCGGGATGCAAGGACTCCAGCCCAGGGGACCACAGCCGTGGGTGGGAGAGGCTGGTCTCCTGGCCCCTGGTCTAACCAGTCCTTTTGGATCTGCCTGTAGGAAGGAAAGCCGATTTTGAGGTCTTGGGGCCCAGTGAGCCTGTTTGGGCCATGGTTGGGGGGAACGTGGACCTGCCGTGCTATCTGTCCCCCGAGATCAGCGCTGAGGACATGGAGCTGCGGTGGTACAGGGACCAGCCCTCCCCCGCCGTGCACGTGCACAGGAAAGGGAAGGACGTGCCGGAAGAGCAGATGGCGCTGTATCAGGGAAGGACCACCTTCCTGAAGGACGGGGTGGCCCAGGGCCGGGCCTCGGTGAGGATACACAATGTCATCACTTTCGATAACGGGACGTTCCACTGCCAGTTCAATGACAGCACCGTGTCTGCGGAGGCCACGCTGTGGCTGAGGGTGGCAGGTAAGGGCGGCCGGCAGAGTCCCTGGTCTCCCCGGGAGCTTTTCCCCGAAGTTTCGTCCCAGCTCCAGGTCGTGGCCCATGTTCCTAAGCCTGAGCACTCCCACGACAGGTGCTCCTGGCATCCCGTGCTCCAGGCGCTGTCACAGCCAGGGCTTCCCAGGGAAATGTGGCTCTGAACACGCGGCTCTGTTTTCtaacttccttctcttctctgccccatggagaaaaggggaagggagggaggaagggaggaagaagagacagagacagagacagagagacagtcagagtcagagacagagacagagagtcagcagcagagaaagacagaggcagaataACAGACAGAGATAAACAGAGCaacacagacagacaggcagacagacagagacagaaagacagacagagacagtgaGAGGGAAAGCAATACAGGGAGAGAGAgtctgagacagagagaaacagagacaaagagagagacagacacagtcagaggcagagagacagacaggagagtGTGGAGATGGAGATGTCTCCTTGGTGGTCCAGAAATTGTATGAAGTCAGCAAACCTCTGTTCAATTCCCGCATTTACTAATTTTGCAAAACAGGAGAGGTATTTAATCTCCCTgagtcttttctgttttgttttgttttgttttttcctgggaATGAGTGTAACATATCTGGGATGTAAATATGACACAAGGGAAATAGTTTGTAAAAATTCCCTAATGGCCTATTGGAAATTCtcaggattttaatttttctgatggAAGCAGTTATGGCTGCAGAGGTTGGGGCATCTCTTCCCGCAGGGCTGGGCTCTGAGCCCAGAATCCAAGTGCAAGTTGATCAGGATGGAGTTGTCCGGGCGGAGTGCACCTCGGCAGGCTGGTACCCAGAGCCCCAGGTGGAGTGGAGAGACTTCCAGGGACAGACCCTTCATTCTGAGACCAACATCTCGGTCTCGCCGACGACTGGCCTCTGGGCTGTGGCCTCCAGCCTGACCGTCCCCAGCAAGGCTGTGAGCGGCCTGGCCTGCTCCGTCTCTAGCCCCCCCTTTCCAGAGAAGAAGGTGTCCAGGTACCAGCTGTCTGGTGagtattctgttctgttctgaCCTCAAAAGCTCTGAGCACGGGCGCTCGTGTCCCCAGATGCCAGGACATTAGGAGGGAACCCCAAGGCTTGTAGCAAGAGTGGACAAGGAGGTAGGTCCCTGTACAGAGCCTGCCCCGGGGGTCAGGGGAGATGCACAGCTTCAGGTGCTGATTACTGAGGTGGAGCAGAGCTGGGGTGCAGAGGGAGCCCCCAGGACACCTGACTTTCCAGGGGAAACAGAAACATTCACTCCACATAGACATTTGCAAAAGTTATTTTTAGTAGACATTATTTTTTGCAGCAGTTTCAAGTGCACAAAATAActgggggaaggagcagagatttCTCATGTGGGCACAGCCGCCCCCTTTATCCACGTCTATGCCAGAGAgtgcatttgttacagttgatgaactgACGTGGACATGTCATTGTCCCGAGTCCATGGTGCACATCAGGGGTCACGCTGGGTGTGGTGCCTTCTGTGGGTTTGACCAAACGCACAGTGACCTGGATCCACCATCGCAGTATCAGACAGAGTGGTTTCACTGTCCggaaagtcctctgtgctccaccatTCATCCCtcgctcccccagcccctgacaccaCTGGAAGGGTATTGCACGGTCTCCCTGGTTGCTGTTCCCAGAGTGCCACATGCTTGGAATCGTGCAGTGTGGAGCCATTGCAGACGGGCCTCTTTCACGGAGTCCTGTGCACCTCAgcttcctccgtgtcttttcatgggcTCACAGCTCATTTCTGTACAGCGCTGAAGAATCTTCCATTGTCGGGCTGCAGCACAGTTCACTCACTTATCCATTCGTCCCCCGAAAGACCCCTTGGTGGCTTCTGAAGGACCCCTCCATGGCTTCCATGCCCAACTTtgtataaaattttcatttctaaatgatttcaaacttacagaaaatttgcaGGACTAATACACAGAGTCCTGTGCAGACTTTACCCAGATTCACCCAACAGTTAACGTCCTGCCCTTTGTTTGACCATCTCTCTCCACTCGTCTACTGTCTCTCTCCTGTGCATCCACCTACATCCGTCTGTACAAACAGAACACACACGGTTTTCTGAACCATTTCAGAGCGGTTTGTAAGCATCGTACCCCCGACCCGTGAACCCTGCAGCGTTTCCACCCTGAGAACACTGAAGCTCTCTCACTGTCTTCTTCACCCCTGGAATCCCTGCAGATCCCACCTCCAGATGGTTCCGGTCCACAGCCTGGAAAATAGCTCTGCCTCTGATTCTTGTGGCAGCAGTTCTCGGAGTGGCCATAATCATCTCCCTGTTGTGGAAGCCTCAAAGGGGTAAGAACAGGAAACTGCTGGAAGAAGAGGGAGCTCGCGCGCAGAGGAGTGGGACCTGCCATTGTCTGGTGGGCAGGGACCCCAACAGCACAGGCCTGCCCCTCCAGACCACGGGTGCTCACGCTAAGCCCTGGACTGACTTTCACCTGTGTGCCCCAAACTCAGTAGGAAGGGAGCGCCCTGTGCAGGCCCAGCCCATGGGTGGCCCagtccccacagccccagggaaGCCCCCTCTCTCCAAGAGGCCCGGTGATTCCTCCCCAGGAGGTTTCACGAAGGCTGGCAGCACTCCCTCTGGGAATAGACAAGGCTGGGCCTGGTCCTGAAAGGCTGGGCAGTGGTGACACGAGGCAGCGAGCCGGGCACGTGAGCCTCTGTTGTTGCCGTCGTCAGGACCGTCAGCCTCACTGACCGTCTCCCTCCCCACtggtccagccctgcctcctgtgcCATTTCAGGAGCTGGGGACTTGCCCCCTGAGGTCAGGCCCAGTTGGAGGAGCAGAGCAGACTGTCCCTTGGCTGGTGTTAGAGCCTCATTATGGCTTTAAGGTGGAGGGGAAGCCTCAGGCCAGGGGGCTGGGCCCACAAACTGCCCTCCCCGGGGACAAATGCCCCACTATTGTTTCCCTGAGCACTAAAGGAGGTGCATTTGTTCTTGTTTTACAAGAGACCAGGGGACGAGCTCGGTGAGTCCTGTTCTGACGCAGATTCCCAGAACAGGAGCTTTGGCCCCACTTTATACGCTGAGGCCCACGGTTTCCCATCCTTCTGTTTCAGGGCGGGCTGGAGAGAGGTCGGCCTCCTCGGTGGTGAGGGCCATGCTGGAGGGTTGGGGGGTCTCTGCCCCCAGCACACCCCCAAGTCCCGCTCCCTAAAGGCAAAGGCAGCCAGAAGTGCAGCCCCAATTCCAGAGAGCACGGGTGAAAGGGTGGGAGGCCTGTCCTAGGGACCACACAATCAGAGCTGGTCTCGGGGAAACAGGAAAGGGCAGGAGGGGCCTCCTTCAGTGACATACGTGTCTCGgcttctctccctcacacacTGGCTTCTGATGGAGATAGTGTGGGAAGGTCAGAGCTACTCAAGAGGATGGTGAGGGCGGGACGATGAAGGGCCCCAGGGGGCAAGTCCAGACCCTTTCTGGCTTCAGTCTGCATTCCGATGCTCATTCCCATGTGTGTGTGCTCATGAGTGTGCATAAGCGTGTGCATTTTGCATGTGCATCCATGTGCGCATGTACGTGTGTGCATGTCTAAGTGCATGTGTCCATAAGCATAAGTATGTGGACacgtgtgagtgtgcatgtgtgtggtcaTCTGTGTGCATGTCCATGTGTTCTAGTCCAGGGTGCAGAAATGCTGAGTTACATGCTGGTGAGAGGCAGCTCCATCCTTGTGAATGTCTGGTCTCAGTGGCCCCAAGACACCTTACctccttctgttttgtttcctgaggccctgggagagCCTCTGGCAGTGGATCCTGCCTGTGGGAGCTGCCAGGATGGTCAGCTTTTCTGAGAAAGGGCACTGGGGGCACACTGTTACCCTGGAGAGTGGAGAAACCAGTGACTTTGGGCCCCTGGACACCATCTCATAGGCGGGAGGCATGGGGTGCAAGGGGCAGAATCTGTGGATGGAGTGCCCAGGACCTGGAGAGGAGAAACTGGCAGGGCACGAGACGGGGCAAGTGAGAGGACTAAGGGAAGCCGGGGAGCTGGTCCAAACATGGCCACCTGCTGCAGGAccaaggaggagacagagagaactcATGCGttcatcccttcattcattcatcacaaaCAGTGAGTGATGGCTTAGTGGGCGAGCAACCAGGTATTTATTAGGGAGTGAAATGGCTTCCTCCCATCCTCATGGGGCATCGAATCTATGTGGGGAGGCACGCCATAAACCAATGAAAAATTTTAGCTGAGACTGGAATAGGTCAGGGTGAATATTACAGGAATGATTGGGTGCAATAATGAAGTTGGCCACATGGCATCACCAGGTCCTGCTGGGGCCTCAATTTAACCGTAAAcctaaaattattctttaacaaattcttttaagaaaggaataagaattaaaaacaagtaaGGGAAAGACCCAGGACAAAGAAGAGAGAGCCAAGCTCTAGTCTTGGAGAACCTCACTGTCTGAGGTCTGTCCGAGCAGGATGGCTCCTGATGAAGGAGTCAGGACAcgtgggcagagctggggagggaccAGGAGATGCCTCACCCTGACATCAGAGACAGTGTGTTCACGGGTGACTGATGGTGTCCATGCAGCTGAGCAGTGGAGTGAGAGGAGCACAGAAAATGACCCGGAAAAACCACCACTGGGGTGATGAGTGAGGTTCCCCCTGCGGAGAGCTCTgtgtagaaaattccaaaattacTGATGTTAGGCTGGGCTGAAAACTGGAGAGTGGGAATCAGCTGGAGTGTGGCTGGCTTGGTTTTAGTTGAAGGAAAAGGCAGTAAGCATGTTTGTTCCCTGAAAGGAATGATGCAGTGTGAGGAGAGACCACGCTGCAGGGATGAGGAAGGAGCGAAGACGACGTCTCTGCAGGGAGGGCAGCCTGCGGCTGTGGGAGGGATGGGCGCAGGTCCCAGCTGTCGGGAGACGAACAGGAGAGGGCGGAACAGGAGTCCAGCGCGGGATCGCACAGGCTCTGATCTTGGAGCCTCAGAGGCTCCTCTAGCTTTTGGGTTTCCTGAGGGACGTACTTGAGAATGGTCACTAGAGAAGGATTATAAGGGTTCATAAGCACAGAATCTGCGCCAGCAAGAAGAGAAGGGGAATGAAGAGGGTAGGGGGAGGACGCAGGAGGGCTGGTGAGAGGAAGTCAGGTCCTCCTGGATGTCGGGGTTGTCCAAGATGCcgatgggaatacaaaatggcgCAACCACTTTGGGGAACGGGGTGGCAGCTGATGAGAAGGCAGAACGTTCAGTTACCCTGTGACCCCTGCGACTGAATTCCTGGCGGAGACCCCAGAGGAATGAACGTGTGTCCCCAGAAAGACCAGGACAAGGATGTCCTTAGCAGCCATTCAGATTTGCTAAAACTGACAACAATCCTGTTGTCCATCCAGTGTTGTGTGTGGGATCAACAATAGAGTGCCATGTagcaatttgaaaaagaacagacTGACCAGGAAAGGGCGTGATTGGTGATTGGGGCAGCTGGCGAGATCTGAATACGGTCTGGAGGCTGTGATGTAGTTATTGACAGTGTGTGTCAATGCTGATTTTCTGGTTTGCATCCTTTCACTGTCATTATGCAGGATGGTGTCATAAGCATATTCTtatgccatttttcttctttttgtgagtctattttttaatgtgaataatttttttaaaggatgagaggatgtggaagagaaggaaacaggagtCTGAGTTTGACTGTAATGGAGATGCCACGTGGGTGCCTCCATCCTCAGGCTCAGACTCTACAGGAAGGGCTgggtgggcagagcagggagaatTCAGGAAGATGGAGTGAGAATTTTTggggaaacaaagaaacagtCTTTGGTAGAAGGTGAGAGGGTGCAGGGTGCCACTCCAGGAAGGAGGTAAAGAGACATTTGGGGGAACGTGGAGGTTTTCACAGTAGGAGAGTGTGGTCCTCTCCAGTGTAGGAAATGTGAGTGTCTGGGACATCCAGGGGGAGACTCAAGCATGTGGGGCTTCAGGTCAATGAGGGCGGGCACTGGCTCTGGTCCTGGGGCCCCGAACATTCCCATGGTTGCAAAGGCAGCTTCCAGAAGAGAggagccccagcctggccccaaacACCCTCCCAGCCTCTCATTAGGGAGCCCAGTGT
The nucleotide sequence above comes from Equus przewalskii isolate Varuska chromosome 13, EquPr2, whole genome shotgun sequence. Encoded proteins:
- the LOC103542036 gene encoding putative butyrophilin-like protein 10 isoform X2: MAKTCGRDAFWPIGSVPLLLLHLLSGTIPGNGRKADFEVLGPSEPVWAMVGGNVDLPCYLSPEISAEDMELRWYRDQPSPAVHVHRKGKDVPEEQMALYQGRTTFLKDGVAQGRASVRIHNVITFDNGTFHCQFNDSTVSAEATLWLRVAGLGSEPRIQVQVDQDGVVRAECTSAGWYPEPQVEWRDFQGQTLHSETNISVSPTTGLWAVASSLTVPSKAVSGLACSVSSPPFPEKKVSRYQLSDPTSRWFRSTAWKIALPLILVAAVLGVAIIISLLWKPQRVITPLYPDTASSKLFLFMDGKSVIQLIFSRKLPNDLGRFVSDTCVLDWEPFPSGRHSWEVEVGRRKVWILGMCVESLDQKARVPKSPQHEIWAVELYKKEHQARTFPRVRLHPPQPLYRVRVLLDCDADTLTFYSVDDRCLICTFSVPSCFVSLQPFFCLWTRDPSPLTMY